AAACTGTTTTTTTGGTATCTTCTTCTTATCACTGTTCTTATACTTTCAAAGTCATCGGGTTCTTTTATATTATCGAGTCTATATTTTCTATAATTTTCTTTTTTTGGTCTTCCGTCTTCAAAATAAACAAGCGATGCAACAGTGTACAATCCTTGTAAATGAGATATGTCTATACCTTCTATTATTCTTGGTAACTTCTTCAAAGAAAGTATTTCTTTAGCAAGTTTTAAAGAACTACTCAAATCGCTCTGTCTATTTATTTCTTCTTCGAGATTTTTAAAACCTATTTCGTATAGCTTTGATCCTTTACCAATTTTCTCTATTTTCTTCAAGCCTTGTTCTTTCAAATAGTTTGTTATTTCTTCAGAAACTTTCTCTTCATACAATGTATATATAGTAGTAGGAGGTTCATTCTTTCTAACTATATAATATTGATACAAAAAGTCTTCCAAATTCCCTTCTAAAGTGAAAGAAAGTTTAGAAATCAAATAACCTTTCCTTACTCTAAGAACAACGTAAACAGGTGACTCATACATTATAATATCTATGTTTTTACCGTTTTTATATTCTACAGCTATTTCGTCAAACAGGCTTTTCAATTTAAACAAAGTATCTCTCATTTGAGCAGCTTTTTCATAGTTTTTTATCTGAGCATATTCTTTCATCATTTTTTCCAAATAATTTTTAACTTCACTCAAATCTCCTGCTAAAAAGGCTAAAACTTTATTTACTGATTCATTATATAAATTTTCATCTACATCATTATAACACGGTCCATAGCATCTTCCCAGATGATATAAAAAACATGGTTTACTTTTACGCGTTAGATCTCTGTCACAACTTCTAATCTTATATACACTCTGTAAAACCTCAATTACATCTTTTACAAATCTAACATCTGGATATGGACCAAAGTACTTGCCTTTCTCTTCTTTTTTCGTTCGAACGTATTTTATTTTTGGATATTTTTCATCTGTAACCAATATATAAGGATAAACTCTGGTATCCTTAAGCATTATATTATATTTGGGTTTGTGAGTATATATAAAATTTGCTTCTAAAATAAACGCTTGACTTTCATTTGACGTAACAATATAATCTAAATTTGTAGCTTCTTCTAATAAACTCAACGTTTTTTCATTCCCAATATAATTACTCTTATTAAAGTAAGAAGAAACACGATTTTTTAGATTTTTTGCTTTACCTATATAAATGGGTGTCCCTTTATTATCTTTGAACAAATATACTCCGGGTTTCCTTGGGATGTTTTTTACTATTTCTCTTTCTATCAACTCTGATTCTCACCTCTAAGAATAAGTACTTCACATCTCTCATTTTCACAATTTCTTTTACCAATCCAATGGTCTATCATTTCTCCAATAGGATTCTCTTCATCTACTAAAAAACAAGCATAATGCATATGAAAGCACTTAACTTTAGAGAAATCTTTTGTTCCACCAATTCCTGTTTCTTTTAGTTTTTTTTGAATATTTTGAGGCAAGAATTTTATATTCTCGCCTAATATATTTAATCTTTTTTCTATTTCTTTTGTATGTAGTTCATGCATTTGTCTTTTTAATTCTTTGTTATTTTGAATCATATCTTCTACTTCTTTTATTTTATGATGAGACTCTAATTTTGAAACTTCTTCACTCAAAAACGGACACGTTAACCAATAAA
This window of the Petrotoga sp. 9PWA.NaAc.5.4 genome carries:
- a CDS encoding DUF501 domain-containing protein; the protein is MGFSMVSKEDLKIVEHQLEREINNMQNVVKRCKYGYPQVIQSFPIKEKKPFPTLYWLTCPFLSEEVSKLESHHKIKEVEDMIQNNKELKRQMHELHTKEIEKRLNILGENIKFLPQNIQKKLKETGIGGTKDFSKVKCFHMHYACFLVDEENPIGEMIDHWIGKRNCENERCEVLILRGENQS
- the uvrC gene encoding excinuclease ABC subunit UvrC; translation: MIEREIVKNIPRKPGVYLFKDNKGTPIYIGKAKNLKNRVSSYFNKSNYIGNEKTLSLLEEATNLDYIVTSNESQAFILEANFIYTHKPKYNIMLKDTRVYPYILVTDEKYPKIKYVRTKKEEKGKYFGPYPDVRFVKDVIEVLQSVYKIRSCDRDLTRKSKPCFLYHLGRCYGPCYNDVDENLYNESVNKVLAFLAGDLSEVKNYLEKMMKEYAQIKNYEKAAQMRDTLFKLKSLFDEIAVEYKNGKNIDIIMYESPVYVVLRVRKGYLISKLSFTLEGNLEDFLYQYYIVRKNEPPTTIYTLYEEKVSEEITNYLKEQGLKKIEKIGKGSKLYEIGFKNLEEEINRQSDLSSSLKLAKEILSLKKLPRIIEGIDISHLQGLYTVASLVYFEDGRPKKENYRKYRLDNIKEPDDFESIRTVIRRRYQKNSLPDLLFIDGGKGQVNSAVEALKDIGYTLNDVDVIGIAKEDERIVFPGEIQDLHLPLDHPVLRLLIYVRDETHRFAIGFNRNLRSKRFERTKLDEIPGVGPKRKKELIQHFGGIRKIREASTQDIAKVVKSQKIAERIKQTLGEN